Proteins encoded together in one Microcaecilia unicolor chromosome 3, aMicUni1.1, whole genome shotgun sequence window:
- the LOC115464296 gene encoding probable tubulin polyglutamylase TTLL2: protein MATWISEEKIMRPLVFRLQDSTPDVVREVLLERGWIEFDNQEKAEWNLYWGSSFQTSAYDSIKPWQRLNHHPGTVRILRKDSLARHLKRMKAVYGMSHYEFSPVAFILPNDYIKFLAEYTQETILHGRRRSYWICKPIDLSRGRGIFIFHDIKDLTYQSAVIVQKYITNPLLISGYKFDLRIYVCVVCFCPLTVYVYQEGLVRFATEKFDLDSLDNIYAHLTNTSINKYGVSYSKGKERVGCGCKWTLSQFRSYLYSLDIDNVLLWQRIHNIVIMTLLAIASQVPPTPNCFELFGFDILIDDTLKPWLLEVNYGPALSLDCSSDVTVKKSLIHDIVELLNYKETDGLGPNGDGEKMANQTSSLSCHSAGTLKRCDYGQLPPSKTTEKFTDVLRNAPVHQPKDTSFNNPTGALHRFRENNQSPSFIGHARGNNGRTANLPWKGSAKKPEAAQNNLTCQQNFEHTSVEQSLNSLDKCSLNKKIEISSKVTRTYPKKTITSKLREKINLPQNSPQSKFVSRNGEVLTPLKPRNLQATFCLPSIEFPKQKLTFPLYFVSHINGKPFRQIGDFVLIFPFNEATLAGSRNGINVKRIIQEINKLMNRLISIEQQKVKRKKDDGLNYARGDRKHRTRMSPKANDRNRLVGGREVSSAREESEESC, encoded by the exons ATGGCAACTTGGATTTCCGAAGAAAAAATTATGAGGCCTCTTGTGTTCCGTCTCCAGGACAGTACTCCTGACGTGGTACGGGAGGTTCTGTTGGAACGAGGCTGGATAGAATTTGATAATCAAGAAAAGGCAGAATGGAATTTGTATTGGGGCTCTTCCTTTCAGACTTCTGCCTATGACAGCATCAAACCATGGCAGCGGTTGAACCATCACCCGGGCACAGTCAGAATTTTGAGGAAAGACAGTCTGGCAAGACATTTGAAACGCATGAAAGCAGTTTATGGCATGTCTCATTATGAGTTTAGTCCAGTGGCATTCATTCTCCCTAATGATTACATTAAGTTTCTGGCAGAATATACCCAGGAGACTATCTTACATGGCAGAAGGAGAAGCTATTGGATTTGTAAGCCTATTGATTTATCTCGTGGGAGAGGCATATTCATTTTTCATGACATTAAAGACTTGACTTATCAGTCAGCTGTCATTGTACAGAAGTACATTACAAACCCTTTGCTGATATCTGGGTACAAATTTGATCTGCGCATCTATGTCTGTGTGGTCTGTTTTTGCCCTCTGACAGTGTATGTGTATCAGGAAGGTTTGGTGAGGTTTGCAACAGAAAAATTTGATCTTGATTCACTAGATAATATTTATGCCCACCTGACCAACACAAGTATCAATAAATATGGTGTATCGTATAGTAAAGGTAAAGAGAGGGTTGGATGTGGGTGCAAATGGACACTTAGTCAGTTTCGATCCTATTTGTATAGCCTTGATATAGACAATGTGCTGCTATGGCAGAGAATCCACAACATTGTGATAATGACATTACTGGCTATTGCCTCACAAGTTCCACCTACTCCTAACTGTTTTGAGCTCTTTGGTTTTGATATTCTCATAGATGACACTTTGAAACCATGGCTTTTAGAAGTGAACTACGGCCCAGCATTGTCATTAGATTGTTCCAGTGATGTAACAGTGAAGAAAAGCCTTATCCATGACATTGTTGAGCTTCTAAACTACAAGGAAACTGATGGCTTGGGGCCCAATGGTGATGGCGAGAAAATGGCCAATCAGACTTCATCTTTAAGCTGCCATTCTGCAGGGACATTAAAGAGATGTGACTATGGACAGTTGCCACCTTCCAAAACAACAGAGAAATTCACTGATGTTTTACGAAATGCTCCAGTTCATCAACCAAAAGATACTTCTTTCAACAATCCCACTGGTGCTCTACATCGATTCAGAGAGAACAACCAAAGCCCTTCTTTCATTGGTCATGCAAGAGGCAACAATGGTAGAACTGCAAACCTCCCCTGGAAAGGCAGTGCAAAGAAACCAGAGGCTGCCCAGAATAATCTCACCTGTCAGCAGAATTTTGAGCATACTTCTGTAGAACAGTCTTTGAATTCGCTTGACAAATGTTCGTTAAACAAGAAGATAGAGATAAGTAGTAAAGTGACCAGAACCTATCCTAAAAAAACAATAACATCAAAGCTTCGGGAGAAGATCAATTTACCCCAGAATTCACCACAGTCAAAATTTGTGTCAAGAAATGGAGAGGTGTTAACTCCTTTAAAACCTAGAAACTTACAAGCTACCTTTTGTCTGCCATCAATTGAATTCCCTAAACAAAAGCTGACTTTTCCTCTTTATTTTGTCTCACATATAAACGGGAAACCCTTTCGTCAAATAGGTGATTTTGTCCTTATATTTCCCTTTAATGAAGCTACACTTGCTGGATCTAGAAATGGGATAAATGTAAAAAGAATAATACAAGAAATAAACAAGCTAATGAACAGACTGATATCAATAGAACAGCAAAAGGTgaagagaaaaaaagatgatG GTCTGAACTATGCTCGAGGGGACCGCAAACATCGTACTAGAATGTCTCCTAAAGCTAATGATCGGAATCGACTAGTTGGAGGCAGAGAAGTGTCTTCTGCAAGAGAAGAATCAGAAGAGAGTTGTTGA